One genomic window of Sarcophilus harrisii chromosome X, mSarHar1.11, whole genome shotgun sequence includes the following:
- the PSMD10 gene encoding 26S proteasome non-ATPase regulatory subunit 10 codes for MEGFVSNVEVCNLAYNGKLEQLKEKVLSDKSQAVKIDQDNRTALHWACSAGYTDIVNFLLSFGVPVNDKDDAGWSPLHIAASAGRDEIVKALLGKGAQVNSVNQNGCTPLHYAASKNKHEIAVMLLEAGANPDATDHLESTPLHRASAKGNLKMIHVLLQYKASSNIQDSQGNTPLHLACDEERIEEAKLLVSRGASIFIENKEKKSPLQVAKGGLGAVLKRMVED; via the exons ATGGAGGGCTTCGTGTCGAACGTTGAGGTCTGCAACCTGGCCTATAACGGAAAGTTGGAGCAACTGAAGGAAAAAGTCCTATCCGACAAATCCCAGGCCGTCAAAATTGACCAG GACAACCGGACTGCATTACATTGGGCATGCTCAGCAGGATACACAGACATCGTTAACTTCCTGCTCAGTTTCGGAGTGCCAGTGAATGATAAAGATGAC gccGGTTGGTCCCCTCTTCATATTGCTGCCTCTGCCGGCCGGGATGAAATTGTGAAGGCTCTTCTGGGGAAAGGAGCTCAAGTAAATTCTGTCAATCAGAATGGCTGTACTCCACTGCATTATGCAGCATCCAAAAACAAGCATGAG aTTGCTGTCATGTTATTAGAAGCAGGTGCTAATCCAGATGCTACCGACCACTTGGAGTCCACTCCACTGCATAGAGCCTCAGCCAAAGGTAATCTGAAGATGATCCATGTCCTTCTGCAATACAAGGCCTCCTCAAATATCCAAGACTCTCAAGGGAACACTCCATT ACACTTAGCTTGTGATGAGGAAAGAATTGAAGAAGCAAAACTACTGGTGTCTCGAGGAGCGAGTATCTtcattgaaaacaaagaaaaaaagagtcctTTGCAGGTAGCAAAAGGTGGCCTTGGTGCTGTGCTGAAAAGAATGGTGGAAGACTAG